From Chryseobacterium shandongense, the proteins below share one genomic window:
- a CDS encoding transglutaminase domain-containing protein — translation MRKILISAVYFLSVGAFAQSKEQSKTWELLLNNKRVEARNFYDKNLKNNTTKDFENLFLDAMIDEEMGQMIFDETFIKNFAEFKLDDSYLYPIIKKSFLLADYENSGFDDNSYKKIDFLAQHPIYGESISVLEYKATLDRIRNNSKSADDYLSKIKRIDKWQFAGVFENLNGSGLYNEYEPETIATNDKLFNADSFGYVGWYNRKFPSNDGFEFFINETEYGRGIMYAQSFIENPVDRKILLEVDANTEFRLFLNDAEILSSTTDGYTNVGSHLVEVSLPKGMNRLLLKFDVKNAKSAFMVVPFDINYQKISDLKYFDTFKAYQKSLPEQLQAKELPLKFEKLLKEKIAQNPDSFFYKYLLTAGYLNNSQNDQAKEIIDQMMKTNPKSSIVQSLLASYYNNLEDKEKVNEIYKNIEINDSEYFFVPLLKMMDGEKFQNMSIQELEKYRDILKKTKAKSIGGFFDVVIAMRNRDMEKAKLYIANLKRDFANNERFFSIFTTLEDMDLKDQSSTIKKFEDAYAQKSSPDIMTTLYSLYQKSNRVEDQKKILKKYIELYPSINSFRTQYLNLLEDNVKNPEYGTGLENALANFPYSYSLLAAKAEYLAKLNKKAEAVQLAKLSLSHNTDNEQMHKLLRDLDHAEDEIDKVGTKDLYKLVSDRRKNAAKGKKGVTTLLDEYIVNVYPEGGFKKRSTYAYEITSENGIEELKEYGIDYYDDVIKAEIVKPDGSIIPGERSSEEIVFTNLAVGDVILIQIESLERRGGRFYKDFNVSSYFNSAYPVVESTFTVITPENLNYQVKSNNKEVASIKKKSEGKLYQTWKLNNLEEVNFDEYFGPTFYDTTISVTANSIKTWQEIANWYSDLTRKSLVSDKVVEKAFKEIFPSGISGMSDAEKAEKIYNYIEKNVTYSSVDFRQSGYIPQKPSKTLSTKLGDCKDLSTLFVILGNQAGLKSNLVLVQTNDNSVQRLLLPNLSFNHCIVKVNLDGKDTFLEMTDKFLPFNSRVKGNYKAKGLVIDTDKNASGIADLIEIPAANNAKSIFKTTSEVNVNGDDQNFTVKQYVTGESKSYYNNFFQESQTDDSRKKNVEEEFGSVLDKVISVKTVKLLEGKDLTSKPLAYEVQFSVNDKPQSVGSLKIMKIPFVTKPFTKEIVATENRKTDIVYTKYEKENNYFEEVYLNIPETMKFIEIPENKTLAYNNFKYSINYELVKNNKLKITRIADTPWDNIKADQYSEFKKFVEEAMNAENQILGYK, via the coding sequence ATGAGGAAAATACTAATTTCTGCGGTCTACTTTCTGTCCGTTGGCGCATTTGCACAGTCTAAAGAACAGTCTAAAACCTGGGAACTTTTGCTAAACAATAAGAGGGTAGAAGCGAGAAACTTTTATGATAAAAATTTAAAAAACAATACCACAAAAGACTTTGAAAATCTCTTTCTCGATGCAATGATTGATGAAGAAATGGGACAAATGATTTTTGATGAAACATTTATTAAAAATTTCGCCGAATTTAAGCTGGATGATTCTTATTTGTATCCCATTATCAAAAAATCATTCCTTCTTGCTGACTATGAAAATTCAGGGTTTGATGATAATTCATATAAAAAAATCGATTTTTTAGCGCAGCATCCGATTTACGGAGAAAGCATATCGGTCCTTGAATACAAAGCAACCCTCGACAGGATAAGAAATAACAGTAAAAGTGCAGACGATTATCTGTCTAAAATTAAACGCATTGATAAATGGCAATTCGCAGGTGTATTTGAAAACCTAAACGGAAGCGGACTTTACAATGAATATGAGCCAGAAACTATTGCCACAAATGACAAGCTTTTTAACGCTGACAGTTTCGGATATGTAGGCTGGTATAACAGAAAATTTCCTTCAAACGACGGTTTTGAATTTTTCATCAATGAAACAGAATATGGAAGAGGTATTATGTATGCCCAAAGTTTTATTGAAAATCCTGTTGACAGAAAAATTTTACTGGAGGTAGATGCCAATACAGAATTCCGTTTATTTTTAAACGATGCAGAGATCCTGTCCAGCACAACAGACGGTTATACCAATGTGGGATCACATCTGGTTGAAGTATCTTTACCGAAAGGAATGAACAGGCTTCTGTTGAAATTTGATGTGAAAAATGCTAAAAGTGCGTTTATGGTGGTACCTTTTGATATCAATTATCAGAAAATTTCTGATCTTAAGTATTTTGACACCTTTAAAGCATACCAAAAAAGCTTACCTGAACAGTTACAGGCCAAGGAACTTCCTTTGAAATTTGAAAAACTGTTAAAAGAAAAGATAGCTCAGAATCCGGACAGCTTTTTTTACAAATATTTACTGACAGCAGGTTATCTTAATAATTCACAAAACGATCAGGCAAAAGAAATCATCGACCAGATGATGAAAACCAATCCTAAATCTTCGATAGTACAAAGTCTTTTGGCTTCGTATTATAATAACCTTGAAGACAAAGAAAAGGTTAATGAAATTTATAAAAACATAGAAATCAACGATTCTGAATATTTTTTTGTACCCCTTCTGAAAATGATGGATGGCGAAAAATTCCAGAATATGTCTATTCAGGAACTTGAAAAATACAGAGACATTTTAAAGAAAACCAAAGCTAAATCTATCGGTGGATTTTTTGATGTGGTTATCGCCATGCGAAATCGGGATATGGAAAAGGCTAAGTTATATATTGCCAATCTGAAAAGGGATTTTGCCAATAATGAAAGGTTTTTCAGCATTTTTACCACCCTGGAAGATATGGATCTAAAAGATCAGAGTTCCACCATTAAAAAGTTTGAAGATGCGTATGCACAGAAAAGCAGTCCTGATATTATGACTACTCTTTACAGCTTGTATCAGAAATCAAACAGGGTGGAAGATCAAAAGAAAATTCTAAAAAAATATATTGAGCTTTATCCATCCATTAATTCTTTCAGAACACAGTATTTGAATCTTCTTGAGGATAATGTTAAAAATCCCGAATACGGAACCGGGCTTGAAAATGCCTTGGCAAACTTCCCGTATTCTTACTCGTTGCTGGCTGCTAAAGCAGAATATCTGGCAAAGCTGAACAAAAAAGCGGAAGCGGTACAACTTGCCAAGCTTTCCCTTTCTCACAATACAGACAACGAGCAGATGCATAAGCTTTTACGGGATCTTGACCATGCGGAAGATGAGATTGATAAAGTGGGTACCAAAGATCTTTATAAGCTTGTAAGCGATCGCAGGAAAAATGCGGCTAAAGGTAAAAAAGGCGTAACAACACTTCTTGACGAATATATTGTAAATGTCTATCCTGAAGGAGGTTTTAAAAAAAGAAGCACCTATGCATACGAAATTACTTCTGAAAACGGAATCGAAGAACTGAAGGAATACGGAATTGATTATTATGATGACGTTATCAAAGCAGAAATTGTAAAGCCGGACGGAAGCATCATTCCGGGAGAGAGGTCTTCGGAAGAGATTGTATTTACCAATCTGGCGGTGGGAGATGTCATTCTTATTCAGATAGAAAGTTTAGAAAGAAGAGGCGGAAGATTTTATAAAGATTTTAATGTGAGCTCTTATTTTAATTCTGCATATCCTGTTGTAGAATCAACATTTACTGTGATTACCCCTGAGAACCTAAATTACCAGGTTAAAAGCAATAATAAGGAAGTGGCATCCATTAAGAAAAAATCAGAAGGAAAATTATACCAGACCTGGAAGCTTAATAATCTGGAAGAAGTGAATTTTGATGAATATTTCGGGCCTACATTTTATGACACTACCATTTCCGTAACAGCAAATTCAATTAAAACATGGCAGGAAATTGCCAACTGGTATTCAGATCTTACAAGAAAAAGTCTTGTATCTGACAAAGTTGTAGAAAAAGCTTTTAAAGAAATTTTTCCTTCAGGAATTTCCGGAATGAGTGATGCGGAGAAAGCGGAAAAAATTTATAATTACATTGAAAAAAACGTTACCTATAGCTCTGTAGATTTCCGTCAGAGCGGATATATTCCTCAGAAGCCATCCAAGACCCTCAGTACCAAACTGGGCGACTGTAAAGACCTGTCAACATTGTTCGTGATTCTTGGAAATCAGGCCGGACTTAAATCTAACCTCGTGCTGGTTCAGACCAATGACAATTCAGTACAGCGTTTGCTTTTACCTAACTTAAGTTTTAACCATTGTATTGTAAAGGTAAATCTTGACGGCAAAGATACATTCCTTGAAATGACCGATAAATTCCTTCCTTTTAATTCCAGGGTAAAAGGCAATTACAAAGCGAAAGGATTGGTGATTGATACGGATAAAAATGCATCGGGAATTGCAGATCTTATAGAAATCCCTGCTGCAAATAATGCAAAATCGATATTTAAAACCACCAGTGAAGTCAATGTAAACGGCGACGATCAGAATTTCACGGTAAAACAATATGTAACCGGTGAATCCAAAAGTTATTACAACAACTTCTTCCAGGAATCTCAAACTGATGATTCCCGCAAAAAGAATGTTGAGGAGGAATTCGGGTCTGTACTGGACAAAGTAATCAGTGTGAAAACGGTAAAACTTCTGGAAGGCAAAGATCTTACTTCAAAACCTCTTGCATATGAAGTTCAGTTTAGTGTAAATGATAAACCGCAGTCCGTGGGAAGCCTGAAAATTATGAAAATCCCTTTCGTAACAAAGCCTTTCACAAAAGAAATTGTGGCTACTGAAAACCGGAAAACAGATATTGTATACACGAAGTATGAAAAAGAAAATAATTATTTTGAAGAAGTATATCTGAATATTCCGGAGACTATGAAGTTTATAGAAATCCCCGAAAATAAAACGTTGGCGTACAACAATTTTAAATATTCAATTAACTATGAACTGGTGAAAAACAATAAACTGAAAATCACGAGAATTGCAGACACGCCGTGGGATAATATCAAAGCAGATCAGTATTCCGAATTTAAAAAATTTGTAGAAGAAGCCATGAACGCAGAAAACCAAATTTTAGGATACAAATAA
- a CDS encoding bifunctional riboflavin kinase/FAD synthetase, with amino-acid sequence MKVFKNFKEYTSQKPLALSLGMFDGVHLGHKSIVDELIKVGSENNLETAVLTFWPHPRFVFNPNENLKLLNTLEEKQFLLEKCGIDTLFLKEFDEEFRNLTGEEFVRQILVDKLNIKYLIIGYDHSFGKNKSGNFELLQKLSGELGFEVERMEAINIHENNISSTKVRNALLAGNIKEANEMLGYYYSVSGTVVHGKKLGRTIGYPTANIETDPIKLLPKKGAYIVEVFIKDELYKGMLSIGTNPTVNGEKLTVEVYILDFEGDIYDEKITVAFRDFLHDEIKFEGLEKLIERLDEDKKLTEEFHF; translated from the coding sequence TTGAAAGTTTTCAAAAATTTTAAAGAGTATACTTCTCAAAAGCCTCTGGCGTTGTCTTTAGGGATGTTCGACGGGGTTCATCTCGGTCATAAGAGTATTGTTGATGAGCTGATAAAAGTAGGCTCGGAAAATAATCTGGAAACTGCAGTCCTCACTTTCTGGCCTCATCCAAGATTTGTTTTTAATCCGAATGAAAATCTAAAGCTCCTTAATACTTTAGAAGAGAAACAGTTTTTATTGGAGAAATGCGGTATTGATACTTTATTTTTGAAAGAATTTGATGAAGAGTTCAGAAATCTTACCGGCGAAGAATTTGTGAGGCAGATTTTAGTGGACAAACTCAATATAAAATATTTAATCATCGGGTACGACCATTCTTTCGGGAAAAATAAAAGTGGAAATTTTGAATTGCTGCAAAAACTTTCCGGGGAACTGGGTTTTGAAGTTGAGCGGATGGAAGCTATTAATATTCATGAAAATAATATCAGTTCCACCAAAGTACGAAATGCTCTTCTGGCAGGAAATATTAAAGAAGCCAACGAAATGTTGGGATATTATTATTCTGTATCCGGAACAGTGGTTCACGGAAAAAAATTAGGCCGGACAATTGGCTATCCTACTGCCAACATCGAAACAGATCCCATTAAGCTTTTACCTAAAAAAGGAGCATATATTGTAGAAGTCTTTATCAAAGATGAGCTATATAAGGGAATGCTGAGTATTGGTACAAATCCTACGGTAAATGGAGAAAAGCTGACTGTTGAAGTTTATATCCTTGATTTTGAAGGAGATATTTATGACGAAAAAATTACCGTTGCATTCCGGGATTTTCTACATGATGAAATAAAATTCGAAGGTCTTGAAAAACTGATTGAAAGGCTGGATGAAGATAAAAAATTAACTGAAGAATTTCATTTTTAA